The Candidatus Acidiferrales bacterium genomic interval TCCGAGCAATAAGTAAATGCCCCGTCGTCAGGACGTATCCAGCATGTAATATGCAGGATTTGAGTCTGCTGCCTGATTACCGCCGTCCTCTTGAAGTAAATCCCAAACTATTCTGAAAATCTGCTAAGAAGTGCGAACTCGCTATACGTTATTTCTCTGCCTTCTCCGACGATTCAATTTGGAGGGCGGCAAGAATAAACGGCCCGACTCCTCTGAAATCGTTTTCCTCTTTCGGGACACCGACATAGTACTCATAGCTGCCGTCTCTGTATGGGTTTCCCCCAAGCCCGACAGTTCCGGAGGTATTCTCAAGTATGAATTCAAATTGCGGCGCGCTCGCGGAGTCAATGGTGATTTGTTTTATCTTTACAGAATAATTCACGAGGCCATCAAAAGTCCTTGCTGCGATATCAGAAAACTCATGGTCCAGATATTTCTCCTTTGCTCCCTTAGCAAAGGAATACGCAAACATAGCTGACGCAGAAGATTCCAGGAAGTTCCCCGACGATCCTGGTCGGTCGACGATCTGGTACCACAGGTGCGTTTTCTTATCCTGATACTTGAGAACCGATGTGCACAAATCTCGAAATATAGAAATCAACTTTTGCCTTTGAGGATGATCTACAGGAAAATAGTCAAGCGCATCGGCGAGCCCCATCATGTACCAGCCTATGGATCTCCCCCAAAAGCATGGTGAATCACCCGTTTGCGAATTTGACCACTTTTCTTTTTTTGCGAAATCCCATCCATGATACATGAGGCCCGACGCCGGATCCAAAGCGTGCTCTGCCATGAGTACGAATTGTCTCGCGATGTCGTCGAAATCATCGGGCTCATTGAACATTTTCGCATACTGCGCATAAAAAGGCTCCGACATATAGAGTCCGTCGAGCCACATTTGATTTGGATAAATCTTCTTGTGCCAGAAACCGCCTTCCGGAGTGCGGGGCTGCCTGGTCAGCTGCTCGCGCAAAATAGCCGCCGCCTTCTTGTACTTTGCCTCTCCGCTCAATTTGTACAGGTCAAGGATTACTCGTCCCATCAGAATGTCGTCGAGCCGAAAATCATCTTGCACATAAGTTTTTATTCCGCTGGTATCGGGTAAATAAAAAGCGACGCTCTCCTTGACATAATCAAAATATTTTTGATCGTGCGTTTCCAACCAAACATTCCAGATTGCATAAAGGATCAGTCCTTGCGGATAGTTCCACGCAAGCGACGGTGTATCATAGTTGACATAGTGCGGGTGAATCCGCAGCACCTCGTCCGCTGCAAGGTCCGACCATGACTTTCCGGCGATTACATTTGGAAATGACATCTTTTGATTTCCGGCCTGAGGTACTGCGGAACCAAAAGAGCATAGCAGCATAATGAGAACATACATTAGAAGATCAGGAGCTAAAAAGATTCGAAACAGCGAATGCCCAGAAAGAATCCGTCTTTTCGTTCTCATTTTTAAAAGCGCTCCTGCAGTGACCACATCTCGATTCCTAATTTCCATTTACGTCTCTTTACCTTCTTTCTATTACTTGCTCTCAGAAATCAATTTGTATCGGATCGTTCAGACTCGTGACTGTATCCTCCAAATATTTCTTGAATCCCTCTTCATTCTTAATCCCACCCGGTTCATCCTCCCACGCGGCACCAAAGTAATACATAACCTGCCCCGCAATCGGACGGAACACCACGATCTCACTTACGCCGTCTTCGGTAAGCTTAGCTCCATCTTCTTTCCTGTAAAAAATGGCGATCCCCAAATTGTCTCCGGAAAGACTCTGTTTTCCGTACAGTGCCAAATATCTCCATTTCCCATCCGAAGATTCGGGGGATTTTATCAGATCGCAGCCCACATGTTTTGCGAGGCCAGTACAGAGTTGAACACTGTCACTATTCACCGATGCGCAAACTTTCGTCAACCTGCTTCCTGCCGAAATAGATAAATCTGCAAACAGATCGTATAGCTTTCCGGCAACTTTCCAGCCAAAATATTTTGTAGATACCCCTGACCTTATCGGTCCATTTAGGATCTTGCACTCGACCCGTTCGACGTTGCTGACTGTTGCGACTTCTGTATCGTGGTACATCGCAATCGAACCGATGCCCAGAGACTCTCCAACCTTAAATATGTCCATCCCCCAATCGAGCATATTCGTATAAGATTCTTTGCTGTCCGACACGAGATCGTTTGCACCGATCTGCTCGAGAACGAGTTGATGCGTTCTCTTCCCAAAAATGTCATTCCTGTTTCGTGAATCCAAATAAAATCTGTAAACTATCCTGTCCGACTCCCATCCAGGGCCTTCGATCCTGTAAAGCGCATCGTGGGCGAAATGGTCGGATGGAACGCTCGTCGAATCGACATCGACAAATCTGCCTCCTGTATAATAACCATTGACTTTCCTGTAATCTGTCTTGACACCTAGAGCTGCCCGGGTCATTGGGGGATATGTATGCTCTTCAACAGTATCCGTTGTCCATCTTATGATGAATTCTTTCTTCTCCAGGGGAGCGAAGGAGGAAACAAAAATCATCATTGATGAATTTCCAGACGTGCTGTTCTCGCACGATCCTCGTGCACCTAGCAATTGGCTCGCAATTTCATTCTTGTCGTAAGTCACGAAGAAAGCCTTCTCGTTGAAAGAGGGAAACTTTGATTTGATCTTTTCCAGGTCGAGCGCAATCACTTCATAGGCGCGGGAAACATTCGTCGGATTCATTGCCGTTACCAGAAATGAATCTTGGGCGCTTGGAACACTATGACTGACTTGTCCGGGACTCGTTACGTATAGAAAAGGGAGAACGACCAGAGCTATAAGCGCAATATGTTTCATAAGTCACCTGCCAAGTGGTTATCTGCCCATCCAACCGCCGTCGACCGTGACAACGCTGCCATTCAGATAGTTGGACGCGTCGGAGCACAGGAATACCACAGTTCCCATTAGGTCTTCAGGGGTTCCCCATCTTCCTGCCGGTATTCTTTCC includes:
- a CDS encoding glycoside hydrolase family 88 protein codes for the protein MSFPNVIAGKSWSDLAADEVLRIHPHYVNYDTPSLAWNYPQGLILYAIWNVWLETHDQKYFDYVKESVAFYLPDTSGIKTYVQDDFRLDDILMGRVILDLYKLSGEAKYKKAAAILREQLTRQPRTPEGGFWHKKIYPNQMWLDGLYMSEPFYAQYAKMFNEPDDFDDIARQFVLMAEHALDPASGLMYHGWDFAKKEKWSNSQTGDSPCFWGRSIGWYMMGLADALDYFPVDHPQRQKLISIFRDLCTSVLKYQDKKTHLWYQIVDRPGSSGNFLESSASAMFAYSFAKGAKEKYLDHEFSDIAARTFDGLVNYSVKIKQITIDSASAPQFEFILENTSGTVGLGGNPYRDGSYEYYVGVPKEENDFRGVGPFILAALQIESSEKAEK
- a CDS encoding DUF4861 family protein, translated to MKHIALIALVVLPFLYVTSPGQVSHSVPSAQDSFLVTAMNPTNVSRAYEVIALDLEKIKSKFPSFNEKAFFVTYDKNEIASQLLGARGSCENSTSGNSSMMIFVSSFAPLEKKEFIIRWTTDTVEEHTYPPMTRAALGVKTDYRKVNGYYTGGRFVDVDSTSVPSDHFAHDALYRIEGPGWESDRIVYRFYLDSRNRNDIFGKRTHQLVLEQIGANDLVSDSKESYTNMLDWGMDIFKVGESLGIGSIAMYHDTEVATVSNVERVECKILNGPIRSGVSTKYFGWKVAGKLYDLFADLSISAGSRLTKVCASVNSDSVQLCTGLAKHVGCDLIKSPESSDGKWRYLALYGKQSLSGDNLGIAIFYRKEDGAKLTEDGVSEIVVFRPIAGQVMYYFGAAWEDEPGGIKNEEGFKKYLEDTVTSLNDPIQIDF